One Sphaerisporangium krabiense DNA segment encodes these proteins:
- a CDS encoding erythromycin esterase family protein, whose translation MSDHLFRDRRDAGRALAGLLDRYRGEPALLVLALPRGGVPIAYEVARTLGAPLDVFLARKLGVPGQEDLAMGAVAGDGVLALNDDVIRGLAIPAEVVEHVADWEGREIPRWERHFRQDRPAPAIEGRVVILVDDGTTTGAGLRAAIKALRRRRPVRVVVAVPAVAEATCEELAAEADEVVYATTPSPFFAVDQSYWDFAEVTVEDVRDLLRAAAESLPARASTPLPGEITAVRAEALPTQDGVPHADALADLVGDARLVLIGGASHGTHEFYAARAAMTRRLIEDKGFCAIAIQADWPDAYRVNRYVQGHGNDATAEEALRGFQRFPVWMWRNVVVHDFVQWLRDHNDREAEERGDKARFYGLDLYGIHKAMREVVAHLDRIDPSAAARARERYGCFDHLGSGEAQAYGFTAACGAGDACESEVIGHLVDLRRRVPESERRQGLLAEDELFYPDLSRRALESAREYYRSMFSGRIAAWNLRDRHMADTLDAILENLSRRRGSPAKIVVWMHNAHVGDARATEAACRGEINVGGLVRERHGEDCRLIGLTTYTGTVTATGRWEGPAERRWLRPALPDSVEELFHEAGEKEFLTAFRVAPRTGDVLGSARLERMVGAVYRPRSERRSHYFRARLRDQFDAVIHMDETRAVEPLDGRAHWSEGELPETYPARA comes from the coding sequence ATGTCCGACCACCTGTTCCGCGACCGCAGGGACGCGGGCCGCGCGCTGGCGGGACTGCTCGACCGCTACCGGGGCGAGCCGGCGCTCCTCGTCCTCGCCCTGCCGCGCGGGGGCGTCCCCATCGCCTACGAGGTGGCCAGAACCCTCGGGGCCCCGCTCGACGTCTTCCTCGCGCGCAAGCTCGGCGTGCCCGGCCAGGAGGACCTGGCGATGGGCGCGGTCGCGGGCGACGGCGTGCTCGCGCTCAACGACGACGTCATCCGGGGCCTGGCCATCCCCGCCGAGGTGGTCGAGCACGTCGCCGACTGGGAGGGCCGCGAGATCCCCCGGTGGGAGCGGCACTTCCGGCAGGACCGCCCGGCCCCGGCGATCGAGGGCCGGGTGGTGATCCTCGTCGACGACGGGACGACCACCGGGGCCGGCCTGCGCGCCGCCATCAAGGCGCTGCGCCGGCGGCGTCCCGTGCGCGTCGTGGTCGCCGTCCCCGCCGTCGCGGAGGCCACCTGCGAGGAACTGGCCGCCGAGGCGGACGAGGTCGTCTACGCCACCACCCCCTCGCCGTTCTTCGCCGTCGACCAGTCCTACTGGGACTTCGCCGAGGTCACCGTGGAGGACGTGCGCGACCTGCTGCGCGCCGCCGCCGAGTCGCTGCCCGCCAGGGCCTCGACGCCGCTGCCGGGGGAGATCACGGCGGTCCGCGCGGAGGCGCTCCCGACCCAGGACGGGGTCCCGCACGCGGACGCGCTCGCCGACCTGGTGGGGGACGCCCGCCTGGTGCTCATCGGGGGCGCCTCCCACGGCACCCACGAGTTCTACGCGGCCCGCGCGGCCATGACCCGCAGGCTCATCGAGGACAAGGGCTTCTGCGCCATCGCGATCCAGGCGGACTGGCCGGACGCCTACCGGGTCAACCGGTACGTCCAGGGGCACGGCAACGACGCCACCGCCGAGGAGGCGCTGCGCGGCTTCCAGCGCTTCCCGGTCTGGATGTGGCGCAACGTGGTGGTGCACGACTTCGTCCAGTGGCTGCGCGACCACAACGACAGGGAGGCCGAGGAGCGCGGGGACAAGGCCAGGTTCTACGGGCTGGACCTGTACGGCATCCACAAGGCGATGCGCGAGGTGGTCGCCCACCTGGACCGGATCGACCCGTCGGCGGCGGCCCGCGCGCGGGAGCGCTACGGCTGCTTCGACCACCTGGGCAGCGGCGAGGCCCAGGCGTACGGGTTCACGGCGGCCTGCGGGGCCGGGGACGCCTGCGAGAGCGAGGTGATCGGCCACCTGGTGGACCTGCGCAGGCGGGTGCCGGAGTCCGAGCGGCGGCAGGGGCTGCTCGCCGAGGACGAGCTGTTCTACCCCGACCTGAGCAGGCGCGCGCTGGAGTCGGCGCGGGAGTACTACCGCTCGATGTTCTCGGGCCGCATCGCGGCGTGGAACCTGCGCGACCGTCACATGGCCGACACCCTGGACGCGATCCTGGAGAACCTGTCCCGGCGCAGGGGCAGCCCGGCGAAGATCGTCGTGTGGATGCACAACGCGCACGTCGGCGACGCGCGCGCCACCGAGGCGGCCTGCCGCGGCGAGATCAACGTCGGCGGCCTGGTGCGTGAGCGGCACGGCGAGGACTGCCGCCTGATCGGCCTCACCACCTACACGGGGACGGTCACCGCGACCGGACGCTGGGAGGGCCCCGCCGAGCGCAGGTGGCTGCGGCCCGCCCTGCCCGACAGCGTCGAGGAGCTCTTCCACGAGGCGGGGGAGAAGGAGTTCCTCACCGCGTTCCGCGTCGCGCCGCGCACCGGGGACGTGCTGGGCTCGGCGCGCCTGGAGCGCATGGTCGGCGCGGTCTACCGCCCGCGCTCGGAACGGCGCAGCCACTACTTCCGCGCCCGCCTGCGCGACCAGTTCGACGCCGTCATCCACATGGACGAGACCCGGGCCGTGGAGCCCCTGGACGGCAGGGCGCACTGGAGCGAGGGCGAGCTTCCCGAGACCTATCCGGCGCGGGCCTGA
- a CDS encoding dienelactone hydrolase family protein, which translates to MAVTESIQIPAAGVALGADVVVPAFAHGVVVFAHGSGSGRHSPRNRRVAADLQVANLATVLVDLLTLEEERVDAVTAGLRFDIGLLAERVIAVTDWVRGHGPTATLGAGLFGASTGAAAALVAAAERPATVQAVVSRGGRPDLAGDHLRGVTQPTLLIVGELDPVVIELNREARELIPGETSFAVVAGATHLFEEPGALEQVARLARDWFVRHLRSVPRPQPHPWE; encoded by the coding sequence ATGGCCGTCACCGAAAGCATCCAGATCCCCGCCGCCGGGGTCGCCCTCGGGGCGGACGTCGTCGTGCCGGCCTTCGCCCACGGGGTCGTGGTGTTCGCGCACGGCAGCGGCAGCGGCCGGCACAGCCCCCGCAACCGCCGCGTGGCCGCCGACCTCCAGGTCGCCAACCTGGCGACCGTCCTGGTGGACCTGCTGACCCTCGAGGAGGAGCGGGTCGACGCGGTCACGGCGGGGCTGCGGTTCGACATCGGGCTGCTCGCGGAGCGGGTGATCGCCGTGACGGACTGGGTGCGCGGGCACGGGCCGACCGCCACGCTCGGCGCCGGCCTCTTCGGCGCCAGCACCGGCGCGGCGGCGGCGCTGGTGGCGGCGGCGGAGCGGCCCGCCACGGTGCAGGCCGTGGTGTCGCGCGGCGGGCGCCCGGACCTCGCGGGCGACCACCTGCGCGGGGTGACCCAGCCGACCCTGCTGATCGTCGGCGAGCTGGACCCGGTGGTGATCGAGCTGAACCGCGAGGCGCGTGAGCTGATCCCCGGGGAGACCTCCTTCGCCGTCGTGGCGGGCGCCACGCACCTGTTCGAGGAGCCCGGGGCCCTGGAACAGGTGGCACGCCTGGCCCGCGACTGGTTCGTCCGGCATCTGCGGAGCGTGCCGCGTCCCCAGCCGCACCCCTGGGAGTGA
- a CDS encoding D-sedoheptulose-7-phosphate isomerase, which produces MPVTSSTRLAVGEAFARRDAAGRRLAEDAERIARACRDMAARFHRGGKLIVFGNGGAGTDASHVAVEFMHPVIVGKRALPAMALGNDAATVTGVTAREGFAEVFAHQIRHWADPADIALGISPDGACANVLRGLETARELGLYTMALLGGDGGAVARSPAVDQALIARSCDPAVVKEIHVTTYHVLWELVHVFFAQTVPPGSAGSETGEPETSARTAGRAGRASEGDGDRDVEAVR; this is translated from the coding sequence ATGCCTGTGACATCGAGCACGCGCCTGGCCGTCGGCGAGGCCTTCGCCCGGCGGGACGCCGCGGGACGCCGGTTGGCGGAGGACGCCGAGCGCATCGCGCGAGCGTGCCGTGACATGGCGGCGCGGTTCCACCGGGGCGGAAAGCTGATCGTCTTCGGCAACGGGGGCGCGGGCACGGACGCCTCGCACGTCGCGGTGGAGTTCATGCACCCGGTGATCGTGGGCAAGCGCGCGCTTCCGGCCATGGCCCTCGGCAACGACGCCGCCACGGTCACCGGCGTGACCGCCCGCGAGGGGTTCGCCGAGGTGTTCGCCCACCAGATACGCCACTGGGCCGACCCGGCGGACATCGCGCTCGGGATCTCGCCCGACGGCGCGTGCGCCAATGTCCTGCGCGGGCTGGAGACGGCCCGCGAGCTCGGCCTGTACACGATGGCGCTGCTCGGCGGCGACGGCGGCGCGGTGGCGCGGAGCCCCGCCGTCGACCAGGCGCTCATCGCCAGGTCCTGCGACCCGGCGGTGGTGAAGGAAATCCACGTCACGACCTACCACGTGCTGTGGGAGCTGGTCCATGTCTTCTTCGCCCAGACCGTCCCGCCCGGGTCCGCCGGGTCCGAGACCGGTGAACCCGAGACCTCCGCGCGCACGGCGGGACGCGCCGGGCGCGCGTCCGAGGGCGATGGTGACCGCGATGTGGAGGCGGTGAGATGA
- a CDS encoding HypC/HybG/HupF family hydrogenase formation chaperone has product MNERVNRLADACLTCSDEALPARVVRPSGPGLAVVEIEGAEEEVSVALVDAGPGDTVLVHAKEAIAVITRGGARGHGHGGQGGQGGHG; this is encoded by the coding sequence ATGAACGAGCGCGTGAACCGCCTCGCGGACGCCTGCCTGACCTGCTCGGACGAGGCGCTGCCCGCCCGGGTGGTCCGGCCGTCGGGGCCGGGCCTCGCCGTGGTGGAGATCGAGGGCGCCGAGGAGGAGGTCAGCGTCGCGCTGGTCGACGCCGGGCCCGGCGACACCGTCCTCGTGCACGCCAAGGAGGCCATCGCCGTCATCACCAGAGGCGGCGCACGCGGGCACGGGCATGGCGGGCAGGGCGGGCAGGGCGGACATGGCTGA
- a CDS encoding D-sedoheptulose-7-phosphate isomerase: MAEETRPQVVRRLYPFLYGGPAARGDEPPGDGDQARRADGHAVWSTEVKADEIVRLRRQVGDMYADRLAACAEQMAERFAAGGRLFTFGNGGSSTDAQDMATCYLNPPHGRPLPALSLTTDVAVVTALSNDVGFDIVFARQIAALARPGDMAVGLSTSGGSLNLVHAFQEAGRRDMLTVGLAGYQGGRLAELAELDVLDHLFVVPSSSVHRIQEAQTTVYHVLWEITQQVLGSAAAARPPGAALR, translated from the coding sequence ATGGCTGAGGAGACGCGCCCGCAGGTGGTGCGCCGGCTGTACCCGTTCCTGTACGGCGGCCCGGCCGCGCGCGGGGACGAACCGCCCGGGGACGGCGACCAGGCGCGCCGCGCGGACGGGCACGCGGTCTGGTCCACCGAGGTGAAGGCCGACGAGATCGTGCGCCTGCGCCGCCAGGTCGGAGACATGTACGCCGACCGGCTCGCCGCGTGCGCCGAGCAGATGGCCGAGCGGTTCGCCGCGGGCGGCAGGCTGTTCACCTTCGGCAACGGCGGCAGCAGCACCGACGCCCAGGACATGGCCACCTGCTACCTGAACCCGCCCCACGGCCGGCCGCTGCCCGCGCTCTCGCTCACCACGGACGTCGCCGTGGTGACCGCCCTGTCCAACGACGTCGGCTTCGACATCGTCTTCGCGCGCCAGATCGCGGCCCTCGCGCGGCCCGGCGACATGGCCGTCGGTCTGTCGACGAGCGGCGGCTCGCTCAACCTCGTGCACGCGTTCCAGGAGGCCGGCCGCCGGGACATGCTGACCGTGGGCCTGGCCGGCTACCAGGGCGGACGGCTGGCCGAGCTGGCCGAGCTCGACGTGCTCGACCACCTGTTCGTCGTCCCCTCCTCGTCGGTGCACCGCATCCAGGAGGCGCAGACGACCGTCTACCACGTCCTCTGGGAGATCACCCAGCAGGTCCTCGGCTCCGCGGCCGCGGCGCGGCCGCCGGGGGCCGCCCTGCGATGA
- a CDS encoding NADH-quinone oxidoreductase subunit B family protein — protein MATTAKQTGNATRERDEPVVHILWINAGMSCDGDSVALTAALQPPIEDIVLGALPGLPKVEVHWPLIDYCSGPMQGADAMIEWYFLAAEGGLEPFVLVVEGSIPNESIKQEGYWSGFGNNPETGQPITLPEWLDRLAPEATAVIAAGTCATYGGIHAMAGNPTGSMGLADYLGWEWRSKAGIPIVNVPGCPIQPDNMSETLLYLLYQLNGQAPMIPLDEALRPTWLFGKTVHEGCDRAGYYEQGQFAVEYGSPLCLVKIGCWGPVVKCNVPKRGWMNGIGGCPNVGGICIACTMPGFPDKFMPFMDEPPGARVSSTVSTMYGGVIRRLRDITLKTVDKEPKWRAKGRALLTGYKAPWS, from the coding sequence ATGGCGACGACGGCGAAGCAGACGGGGAACGCGACGCGGGAGCGGGACGAACCCGTCGTCCACATCCTCTGGATCAACGCCGGGATGAGCTGCGACGGCGACTCGGTCGCGCTCACCGCGGCGCTCCAGCCGCCCATCGAGGACATCGTCCTCGGCGCCCTGCCCGGGCTGCCCAAGGTGGAGGTCCACTGGCCGCTGATCGACTACTGCAGCGGGCCCATGCAGGGCGCCGACGCCATGATCGAGTGGTACTTCCTGGCGGCCGAGGGCGGCCTGGAGCCGTTCGTGCTGGTCGTCGAGGGGTCCATCCCGAACGAGTCGATCAAGCAGGAGGGCTACTGGTCCGGGTTCGGCAACAACCCCGAGACCGGACAGCCGATCACCCTGCCCGAGTGGCTGGACCGGCTCGCGCCGGAGGCCACGGCGGTGATCGCGGCGGGCACCTGCGCGACGTACGGCGGCATCCACGCCATGGCGGGCAACCCGACCGGCTCGATGGGCCTGGCCGACTACCTCGGCTGGGAGTGGCGGTCCAAGGCGGGCATCCCCATCGTCAACGTGCCGGGCTGCCCGATCCAGCCGGACAACATGTCCGAGACCCTGCTGTACCTGCTCTACCAGCTCAACGGGCAGGCGCCGATGATCCCGCTGGACGAGGCGCTGCGCCCGACGTGGCTGTTCGGCAAGACCGTCCACGAGGGCTGCGACCGGGCCGGGTACTACGAGCAGGGGCAGTTCGCCGTCGAGTACGGCTCGCCGCTGTGCCTGGTCAAGATCGGGTGCTGGGGGCCCGTCGTCAAGTGCAACGTCCCCAAGCGCGGGTGGATGAACGGGATCGGCGGCTGCCCGAACGTCGGCGGCATCTGCATCGCCTGCACGATGCCCGGCTTCCCGGACAAGTTCATGCCGTTCATGGACGAGCCGCCGGGCGCCCGCGTGTCCTCGACGGTCAGCACCATGTACGGCGGCGTCATCCGCAGGCTGCGCGACATCACGCTCAAGACCGTCGACAAGGAGCCGAAGTGGCGGGCCAAGGGCCGCGCGCTGCTCACCGGATACAAGGCCCCGTGGAGCTGA
- a CDS encoding nickel-dependent hydrogenase large subunit, producing the protein MTTSKERKSDLVEMAWDPITRIVGSLGIYAKIDFAQKKVAECHSTSSIFRGYSIFMKGKDPRDAHFITSRICGICGDNHATCSVYTQNMAYGVRPPALAEWIINLGECAEYMFDHNIYQENLVGVDYCEKMVRETNPGVMELAERTESPHAAEHGYRTIADIMRSLNPMEGEFYREALVMSRLSREMFCLMEGRHVHPSTLYPGGVGTVATVQLFTDYLTRLMRYVEFMKKVVPMHDDLFDFFYDALPGYEQVGRRRVLLGCWGALNDPAYCDFTYENMNAWGHKMFITPGVIVDGRLVTNDLVDINLGMRILLGSSYYEDWQDQEPFVTHDPLGNPVDMRHPWNQHTIPRPQKRDFKDKYSWVMSPRWFDGENMLPLDTGGGPIARLWSTALNGKVDIGVVKATGHSVRITLPKTATLPEKTLEWSIPQWNGEPLSNTLERNRARSYFQAYVAACAVYFTEQALDEVRRGHSQTWEPFEVPDEAISCGFTEAVRGVLSHHMVIRNGRIANYHPYPPTPWNASVRDSNGVPGPYEDAVQNTPIFEENPPGDFKGIDIMRTVRSFDPCLPCGVHMYLGGGKELRKIHSPHAFGAS; encoded by the coding sequence ATGACCACCTCGAAGGAGCGGAAGAGCGACCTGGTCGAGATGGCCTGGGACCCGATCACGCGCATCGTCGGCAGCCTGGGCATCTACGCCAAGATCGACTTCGCGCAGAAGAAGGTCGCGGAGTGTCACAGCACGTCGTCGATCTTCCGCGGCTACAGCATCTTCATGAAGGGCAAGGACCCCCGCGACGCCCACTTCATCACCAGCCGCATCTGCGGCATCTGCGGCGACAACCACGCGACGTGCTCGGTCTATACGCAGAACATGGCCTACGGCGTGCGCCCGCCCGCGCTCGCCGAGTGGATCATCAACCTCGGCGAGTGCGCCGAGTACATGTTCGACCACAACATCTACCAGGAGAACCTGGTAGGGGTCGACTACTGCGAGAAGATGGTCCGCGAGACCAACCCCGGCGTCATGGAGCTCGCCGAGCGCACCGAGTCGCCGCACGCCGCCGAGCACGGCTACCGCACGATCGCCGACATCATGCGCTCGCTCAACCCGATGGAGGGCGAGTTCTACCGCGAGGCGCTGGTGATGAGCCGCCTGTCCCGCGAGATGTTCTGCCTGATGGAGGGACGGCACGTCCACCCCTCGACGCTGTACCCCGGCGGCGTCGGCACGGTCGCGACCGTGCAGCTCTTCACCGACTACCTGACCCGGCTCATGCGCTACGTCGAGTTCATGAAGAAGGTCGTGCCGATGCACGACGACCTGTTCGACTTCTTCTACGACGCGCTGCCCGGCTACGAGCAGGTCGGACGGCGCCGCGTGCTGCTCGGCTGCTGGGGCGCGCTCAACGACCCCGCGTACTGCGACTTCACCTACGAGAACATGAACGCCTGGGGCCACAAGATGTTCATCACCCCGGGCGTCATCGTCGACGGCAGGCTCGTCACCAACGACCTGGTCGACATCAACCTCGGCATGCGCATCCTGCTCGGCAGCTCCTACTACGAGGACTGGCAGGACCAGGAGCCGTTCGTCACCCACGACCCGCTCGGCAACCCGGTCGACATGCGGCACCCGTGGAACCAGCACACGATCCCGCGCCCGCAGAAGCGCGACTTCAAGGACAAGTACAGCTGGGTGATGTCGCCGCGCTGGTTCGACGGCGAGAACATGCTCCCGCTGGACACCGGGGGCGGCCCGATCGCCCGGCTGTGGTCGACGGCGCTGAACGGCAAGGTGGACATCGGCGTCGTGAAGGCCACCGGCCACAGCGTGCGGATCACGCTGCCGAAGACGGCCACGCTGCCGGAGAAGACCCTGGAGTGGTCGATCCCGCAGTGGAACGGCGAGCCGCTGTCCAACACGCTGGAGCGCAACCGGGCCAGGTCCTACTTCCAGGCGTACGTCGCCGCGTGCGCGGTGTACTTCACCGAGCAGGCCCTCGACGAGGTCAGGCGGGGCCACAGTCAGACGTGGGAGCCGTTCGAGGTGCCGGACGAGGCCATCTCCTGCGGGTTCACCGAGGCCGTGCGCGGCGTGCTGTCCCACCACATGGTGATCAGGAACGGCAGGATCGCCAACTACCACCCGTATCCGCCGACGCCGTGGAACGCCAGCGTCCGCGACAGCAACGGCGTCCCCGGCCCGTACGAGGACGCCGTGCAGAACACGCCGATCTTCGAGGAGAACCCGCCGGGCGACTTCAAGGGGATCGACATCATGCGCACGGTCCGCAGCTTCGATCCCTGCCTGCCCTGCGGGGTGCACATGTACCTCGGCGGCGGCAAGGAACTGCGCAAGATTCACAGTCCCCATGCGTTCGGTGCGAGCTGA
- a CDS encoding NifU family protein has translation MRAEPRGAARREDGPALDVRRAGERAEALIDELAALADPGARDKAEELVRLLVGLYGAGLERMLGAVVECDAAEVLRRFTADEVVSGLLVLHDLHPLGTDERVRAALDGVRGRVGDGVELLGVDRGGGQDVVRLRMAGQGCASTRAAVAGAAERAVLAAAPEVARVEVEQAAEARPLLQIGRRPPAEPAP, from the coding sequence GTGCGAGCTGAGCCGCGCGGCGCCGCGCGCCGTGAGGACGGGCCCGCGCTCGACGTGCGGCGGGCGGGCGAGCGCGCCGAGGCGCTGATCGACGAGCTGGCCGCGCTCGCCGACCCGGGTGCCAGGGACAAGGCCGAGGAGCTGGTGCGCCTGCTCGTCGGCCTGTACGGCGCCGGGCTGGAAAGGATGCTCGGCGCCGTGGTGGAGTGCGACGCGGCCGAGGTGCTGCGCAGGTTCACCGCCGACGAGGTCGTCTCCGGCCTGCTCGTCCTGCACGACCTGCACCCGCTCGGCACCGACGAGCGCGTCCGCGCGGCGCTGGACGGCGTGCGCGGGCGCGTCGGGGACGGCGTCGAACTGCTCGGCGTGGACCGCGGCGGCGGGCAGGACGTCGTACGGCTGCGGATGGCCGGCCAGGGGTGCGCCTCCACGCGGGCCGCGGTCGCCGGGGCCGCCGAGCGCGCGGTCCTGGCCGCCGCGCCCGAGGTGGCGCGCGTGGAGGTCGAGCAGGCGGCCGAGGCGCGGCCGCTGCTGCAGATCGGGCGCAGGCCGCCCGCGGAGCCCGCGCCGTGA
- a CDS encoding DUF5947 family protein: MTARPAGPPGLRRFREPPPPETPRCEMCAEPLEERHGHVVNVQTRALLCTCRGCSLVMPGSGPGARYRGVPERHLLLPGFRLTAADWEALQIPVRAAFFFPHSVLGRYVAFYPSPAGAAESLLPLDAWDDVLAANPEAPRPLPDVEAYLVDRGPERLTCHLVPIDACYELVGLVRLHWKGFHGGPEAWRAIDGFFAEIRARAEAEAGVYGEGRRA; encoded by the coding sequence GTGACCGCCAGGCCCGCGGGCCCGCCGGGGCTGCGCCGCTTCCGCGAGCCCCCGCCGCCGGAGACGCCCCGCTGCGAGATGTGCGCCGAGCCGCTGGAGGAGCGGCACGGCCACGTGGTGAACGTCCAGACCAGGGCCCTGCTGTGCACGTGCAGGGGCTGCTCGCTGGTCATGCCCGGCAGCGGCCCGGGGGCGCGCTACCGCGGCGTGCCCGAGCGCCACCTGCTCCTTCCGGGGTTCCGGCTGACCGCGGCCGACTGGGAGGCCCTGCAGATCCCGGTACGCGCCGCGTTCTTCTTCCCCCACTCGGTGCTCGGCCGGTACGTGGCCTTCTACCCGAGCCCCGCGGGCGCCGCCGAGTCGCTGCTCCCGTTGGACGCCTGGGACGACGTGCTCGCCGCCAACCCCGAGGCGCCCCGGCCGCTGCCGGACGTCGAGGCCTACCTCGTCGACCGGGGCCCCGAGCGCCTCACCTGCCACCTGGTGCCGATCGACGCCTGCTACGAGCTGGTCGGGCTCGTGCGCCTGCACTGGAAGGGGTTCCACGGCGGCCCGGAGGCGTGGCGGGCCATCGACGGCTTCTTCGCCGAGATCCGCGCCCGCGCGGAGGCCGAGGCCGGGGTCTACGGGGAGGGCCGTCGTGCCTGA
- a CDS encoding DUF6084 family protein, with product MPETRETPAGSEIGFRCLGVRADPHAASPTLCFRLGVHEPVGESVHAIALRVQIRIEPARRRHDPAESELLADLFGHPSRWGDTLRPLQFATVSLMVPRFTGSTEVDLPVPCSYDLEVAAGKYFASLDDGEAPLLLLFSGTVFARSGEGFTVRQVPWHCEARQGLPVAVWRELIDRYFPGSGWLRLHRDTLRALQRFKSDRTLATWDETVEALLKEARR from the coding sequence GTGCCTGAGACACGGGAGACGCCCGCCGGGTCCGAAATCGGGTTCCGGTGCCTGGGCGTGCGCGCCGACCCGCACGCGGCGTCCCCCACGCTGTGCTTCCGCCTCGGCGTCCACGAGCCCGTCGGCGAGTCGGTGCACGCGATCGCGCTGCGCGTGCAGATCAGGATCGAGCCGGCGCGCCGCCGCCACGACCCCGCCGAGAGCGAACTGCTGGCCGACCTCTTCGGGCACCCCTCCCGGTGGGGCGACACGCTCAGGCCCTTGCAGTTCGCCACCGTCTCGCTCATGGTGCCGCGGTTCACCGGCTCCACCGAGGTGGACCTGCCCGTCCCGTGCAGCTACGACCTGGAGGTCGCCGCGGGCAAGTACTTCGCCTCGCTCGACGACGGGGAGGCGCCCCTGCTGCTGTTGTTCAGCGGCACGGTGTTCGCCAGGTCCGGCGAGGGGTTCACCGTGCGCCAGGTGCCGTGGCACTGCGAGGCGCGGCAAGGGCTGCCCGTGGCGGTGTGGCGGGAGCTGATCGACCGCTACTTCCCCGGCAGCGGCTGGCTGCGCCTGCACCGCGACACGCTGCGCGCGCTGCAACGGTTCAAGTCCGACCGCACCCTCGCCACCTGGGACGAGACGGTCGAAGCGCTGCTGAAGGAGGCGCGCCGATGA
- a CDS encoding hydrogenase maturation protease gives MNVLVAGVGNVFLGDDGFGVAVARRLAGADLPAGAVVRDFGIRGVHLAYELTGGAYDGAVIVDAVARGGRPGTLYVLRPEPAEAPPVFADAHDMTPDAVLALSSALGGAPGRVLVVGCEPRDLSPGMDLSPPVSEAVGPAADLVLELVADLAEEPATEKVAEKIAERRAAAPSGAARREDHHAEASRDDLGAGRGRRHGLPVDSGHQAVHEDPEHVTGAGMSQETGVN, from the coding sequence GTGAACGTCCTGGTGGCCGGGGTGGGCAACGTCTTCCTGGGCGACGACGGCTTCGGCGTCGCGGTGGCGCGGCGGCTGGCCGGCGCGGACCTGCCCGCCGGGGCCGTGGTGCGCGACTTCGGCATCCGCGGCGTCCACCTGGCCTACGAGCTGACCGGCGGCGCCTACGACGGCGCGGTCATCGTCGACGCGGTCGCGCGCGGCGGGCGTCCGGGCACGCTGTACGTGCTGCGGCCCGAGCCGGCCGAGGCCCCGCCGGTGTTCGCCGACGCCCACGACATGACCCCCGACGCCGTGCTGGCGCTGTCGTCCGCCCTCGGCGGCGCGCCCGGGCGGGTGCTGGTCGTCGGCTGCGAGCCGCGCGACCTCTCGCCCGGCATGGACCTGAGCCCCCCGGTGTCCGAGGCGGTTGGCCCCGCCGCGGACCTGGTGCTCGAACTGGTCGCGGACCTGGCCGAGGAACCGGCCACGGAGAAGGTCGCGGAAAAGATCGCGGAACGGAGAGCCGCGGCGCCGTCCGGCGCCGCGCGGAGGGAGGACCACCATGCTGAAGCGTCTCGTGATGATCTCGGCGCTGGTCGCGGCCGGCGTCATGGTCTACCAGTCGATTCCGGACATCAAGCGGTACATGAAGATCCGGAGCATGTGACCGGCGCGGGCATGTCCCAGGAAACGGGGGTGAACTGA
- a CDS encoding hydrogenase maturation nickel metallochaperone HypA/HybF, with protein sequence MHEFGIAESILAAVEGRADGRRIRRARVQVGALLRVAEPSLNDAFSLVAEGTVAEGARLDLVTVPVRLTCRACAGTATSVDPYAVCPHCGDTDVDVEGGDDLVLESIQLAEAAHVPGNSRGDRGDPQGSS encoded by the coding sequence GTGCACGAGTTCGGGATCGCCGAGTCGATCCTCGCCGCGGTCGAGGGCCGCGCGGACGGCCGGCGCATACGCCGGGCGCGCGTCCAGGTGGGCGCGCTGCTGCGCGTCGCCGAGCCCTCGCTCAACGACGCGTTCTCACTGGTCGCCGAGGGGACGGTCGCCGAGGGCGCGCGGCTCGACCTGGTGACGGTCCCGGTGCGGCTCACCTGCCGTGCCTGCGCCGGGACCGCCACGTCGGTGGACCCGTACGCGGTGTGCCCCCACTGCGGGGACACCGACGTCGACGTCGAAGGGGGCGACGACCTCGTCCTCGAATCCATCCAGCTCGCGGAGGCGGCGCATGTGCCTGGGAATTCCCGGGGAGATCGTGGAGATCCTCAAGGATCGTCCTGA
- a CDS encoding HypC/HybG/HupF family hydrogenase formation chaperone, with amino-acid sequence MEILKDRPDLATVDVSGVRRAINIGLLEGEPLAPGDWILIHVGFALSKIDEAEAKSALDFLTGIGQAYEDEIAALRDSMIEEG; translated from the coding sequence GTGGAGATCCTCAAGGATCGTCCTGACCTGGCGACGGTCGACGTGAGCGGGGTGCGGCGCGCCATCAACATCGGCCTGCTGGAGGGGGAGCCGCTCGCGCCGGGCGACTGGATCCTCATCCACGTCGGCTTCGCGCTGTCGAAGATCGACGAGGCGGAGGCCAAGTCGGCGCTGGACTTCCTCACCGGCATCGGCCAGGCCTACGAGGACGAGATCGCGGCGCTGCGCGACTCCATGATCGAAGAGGGGTGA